The following is a genomic window from Flavobacteriales bacterium.
TGGATGATGTGGACAACGTGACCAACACCTGGGATGACGAGATGGTGGGCCGCACCTGGACGATGACCTCGGGCGGCCTCAGCAGCAGCGTGACGCCGGAGCAGGTGCCCGACGACCTGCCTCCACCTGCGCTGCCGGCCACGCCACCCGCCGCAGCCCCGGCGACCACGCCCGAGCCGACCGCGGCTCCGAGCGGCACCAGCGACCTGCGCACCTACAGCGCACCCGACCTGCTCACGGCGGTGTTCCGCCGCACCTGAACCCCGATCACCGGCGGCAACGAGGGGAAGCCATCCGGCCGGGGACCGCCCCGTTCTCGACGAGAGGACGGGGCGGATCGTTCCACAGGCTTCATGTGGGCGGAACGGACCGGGAACAGGGGCCGGTCTACCTTGCGCCCGCGATGATCCGCTGGCGCAACTGGCTCTTCTATATGCTCACCATCAGTGCCTGCGTGGCGCTGATGTACGGCATCGTGGGCGCGGGTGTCGGGCTTGAGGCCGGCAAGTCGGTGGGGGGCGAACTGCAGGAGGTGAGCGGTTACTGGCAGCAGTTCAAGGACACCTACCACCACAACCTCACGCATCCGCTGGCCATCCTGCTGCTGCAGATCCTCTGCATCATCGTCACGGCGCGGGCCTTCGGCTTCATCTGCCAGAAGGTGGGCCTGCCCACGGTGATCGGCGAGATCGCCGCGGGCATCTTCCTCGGCCCGTCCTTCCTGGGTCAGCAGTTCCCGGCCTACTCGGACTTCCTGTTCCCTGCGGCCTCGCTGGGCAACCTGCAGTTCCTCAGCCAGATCGGCCTCATCCTGTTCATGTTCGTCATCGGCATGGAGCTGAACCTCACGGTGATGAAGGACCGTGTGCAGGACGCCGTGGTGGTGAGCCATGCCGGCATCGTGTTCCCCTACACCCTCGGCGTGGGCCTCTCCTACTTCCTCTACGAGCCCTTTGCCCCGCAAGGCGTCCACTTCCTGTCGTTCGCGTTGTTCATGGGCATCGCCATGAGCATCGCGGCCTTTCCGGTGATGGCCCGCATCGTGCAGGAGCGCGGCCTGCACCGAACGGCCTTCGGCAGCACGGTCATCACCTTCGCCGCCGCCGACGACATCACCGCCTGGTGCCTGCTGGCCGTGGTGATCGCCGTGGTGAAGGCCGGCAGCATCGTCAGCAGCCTCTACACCGTGCTGATGGTGCTGGCCTACATGCTGCTGATGCTGCGCGTGGTGCGGCCCTTCCTCAACCGCCTGGGCGAGGTGTACGCCGACCGGGAAAGCCTCAGCAAGCCCATCGTGGCCGTCTTCATCCTGGTGCTGCTGCTCTCGGCCTACGCCACCGAGGTCATCGGCGTGCATGCCCTCTACGGGGCCTTCGTGGCCGGGGTGATCATGCCGCCCAACCAGCGCTTCCGCAGCCTCTTCATCGGCAAGGTGGAGGACGTGGCCGTGGTGCTGTTGCTGCCCCTCTTCTTCGTGTTCACCGGCCTGCGCACCGAGATCGGGCTGCTGAACGACGTGGGCCTCTGGAAATGGTGCGCGGTGATCCTCGCGGTGGCCGTGGTGGGCAAGTTCACCGGCAGTGCCGTGGCGGCCCGCTTCGTGGGTCTGCCGCTGAAGGAGAGCCTGATGGTGGGCGCCCTGATGAACACCCGCGGCCTGATGGAGCTGGTGGTGCTCAACATCGGCTACGACCTGGGCGTGATCAGCCCGGAGATCTTCGCGATGATGGTGATCATGGCCCTGGTGACCACGGTGATGACCGGCCCCACGCTGACCCTGATCGAGCGCCTCTTCCCCACCGCCGCTCGCCCGGCACAGGCGGTGGCCGAAGAGGCCAAGCGCTTCCGGATCCTGGTGCCCTTCGGCGACCCGGGCCGCGGCCGCAACATGGTGCGCGTGGCCCATGCCTTCCTGAAGCGCAACGACAACGCCAGCGTGGTGGCCCTGCACCTCACCCCCAGCAGCGACGTCAACACCTTCAACCTGGCCGAGCGCGAGCGCGACAGCTTCAAGCCCATCCTGAAGGAGAAGCGCGAGAAGGGCATTCCGCTGGAGACGCTCTTCAAGCCCAGCACCGACATCGACAAGGAGCTCATCACCATCGCCAACACGGGCAACTTCGACCTGACCATCGTGGGCATCGGGCGCAGCATCTACGAGGGCACCTTCCTGGGCCGCGTGGTGGGCCTCACCAGCCGCATCATCGACCCCGAGCGCCTCATCGACACCCTCACGGGCAAGGAGGACCTCTTCGCCGCCGCCGAGCTCGACGACCGGGTGCGCCGCATCGTGCGCGAGGTGCGCATCCCCCTGGGCATCTACGTGGACAAGGACCTGCAGCGCACCGAGCGCGTGGTGGTGCCCCTCTTCGGGCTGGCGGACAGTGCGCTGCTCACCTACGCCCAGAAGCTGCAGGTGAACAGCGGGGCGCACATCACCCTGCTCGACCTGGCCGACGTGTTCACCCAGAACCCCGAGCTGCGGGCCCTGGTGGACGGCATGCAGCGCGCGGCGCACGGCTCGGTGGAGCTGTCCACCACGGCCATCGACGGCGGCGGCCCGCTCACCGGCCAGGACCTGATGCTG
Proteins encoded in this region:
- a CDS encoding cation:proton antiporter; translated protein: MIRWRNWLFYMLTISACVALMYGIVGAGVGLEAGKSVGGELQEVSGYWQQFKDTYHHNLTHPLAILLLQILCIIVTARAFGFICQKVGLPTVIGEIAAGIFLGPSFLGQQFPAYSDFLFPAASLGNLQFLSQIGLILFMFVIGMELNLTVMKDRVQDAVVVSHAGIVFPYTLGVGLSYFLYEPFAPQGVHFLSFALFMGIAMSIAAFPVMARIVQERGLHRTAFGSTVITFAAADDITAWCLLAVVIAVVKAGSIVSSLYTVLMVLAYMLLMLRVVRPFLNRLGEVYADRESLSKPIVAVFILVLLLSAYATEVIGVHALYGAFVAGVIMPPNQRFRSLFIGKVEDVAVVLLLPLFFVFTGLRTEIGLLNDVGLWKWCAVILAVAVVGKFTGSAVAARFVGLPLKESLMVGALMNTRGLMELVVLNIGYDLGVISPEIFAMMVIMALVTTVMTGPTLTLIERLFPTAARPAQAVAEEAKRFRILVPFGDPGRGRNMVRVAHAFLKRNDNASVVALHLTPSSDVNTFNLAERERDSFKPILKEKREKGIPLETLFKPSTDIDKELITIANTGNFDLTIVGIGRSIYEGTFLGRVVGLTSRIIDPERLIDTLTGKEDLFAAAELDDRVRRIVREVRIPLGIYVDKDLQRTERVVVPLFGLADSALLTYAQKLQVNSGAHITLLDLADVFTQNPELRALVDGMQRAAHGSVELSTTAIDGGGPLTGQDLMLIGLDGWKRAVEKQAPWLAQAPSMLIVRP